The Mustela lutreola isolate mMusLut2 chromosome 3, mMusLut2.pri, whole genome shotgun sequence genome includes a region encoding these proteins:
- the PLEC gene encoding plectin isoform X17, translating into MSGEDHEGRPVAEDANGGSGSPSPGDTLPWNLGKTQRTRRSGGGSGGNGSVLDPAERAVIRIADERDRVQKKTFTKWVNKHLIKAQRHISDLYEDLRDGHNLISLLEVLSGDSLPREKGRMRFHKLQNVQIALDYLRHRQVKLVNIRNDDIADGNPKLTLGLIWTIILHFQISDIQVSGQSEDMTAKEKLLLWSQRMVEGYQGLRCDNFTSSWRDGRLFNAIIHRHKPMLIDMNKVFRQTNLENLDQAFSVAERDLGVTRLLDPEDVDVPQPDEKSIITYVSSLYDAMPRVPDVQDGVKASELQLRWQEYRELVLLLLQWVRHHTAAFEERRFPSSFEEIEILWCQFLKFKETELPAKEADKNRSKGIFQSLEGAVQAGQLKVPPGYHPLDVEKEWGKLHVAILEREKQLRGEFERLECLQRVVSKLQMEAGLCEEQLNHADALLQSDVRLLAAGKAPQRAAEVERDLDKADGMIRLLFNDVQTLKDGRHPQGEQMYRRVYRLHERLVAIRTEYNLRLKTGVAAPVTPVSVQTTQRRPELEDVTLRYLQDLLAWVEENQRRVDSAEWGGDLPSVEAQLGSHRGLHQSVEEFRAKIERARADEGQLAPAPRGAYRDCLGRLDLQYAKLLNSSKARLRWLESLHGFVAAATKELMWLSEKEEEEVGFDWGERNSNMAAKKESYSALMRELELREKKIKEIQSTGDRLLREGHPARPTVESFQAALQTQWSWMLQLCCCIETHLKENTAYFQFFSDVRETEEQLRKLQETLRRKYTCDRSVTVTRLEDLLQDAQDEKDQLNEYRAHLSGLAKRAKAIVQLKPRNLAQPVRGRVPLLAACDYKQAEVTVHKGDECQLLGAAQPSHWKVLSSSGSEAAVPSVCFLVPPPNQEAQEAVTRLEAQHQALVTLWHQLHVDMKSLLAWQSLSRDLQLIRSWSLVTFRTLKPEEQRQALRSLELHYQAFLRDSQDASSFGPEDRLQAERDYGSCSRHYQQLLQSAEQGAQEESRCQQCISELKDIRLQLEACETRTVHRLRLPLDEEPARECAQRIAEQQKAQAEVEGLGKGVARLSAEAEKVLALPEPSPAAPTLRSELELTLGKLEQVRSLSAIYLEKLKTISLVIRSTQGAEEVLRAHEEQLKEAQAVPATLPELEATKAALKKLRGQAEAQQPVFDALREELRGAQAVGERLQRQHGERDVEVERWRERVAPLLERWQAVLSQTDVRLRELEQLGRQLRYYRESADPLDAWLRDAKRRQEQIQAVPLADSQAVREQLRQEKALLEEIEQHGEKVEECQRLAKQYINAIKDYELQLVTYKAQLEPVASPAKKPKVQSGSESVIQEYVDLRTRYSELTTLTSQYIKFISETLRRMEEEEMQVVQQEQLLQETRALQESFLSEKDRLLQRERFVEEEKAKLERLFQDEVAKAQKLREEQQRQRQQMEQEKQQLLASMEEARQRQREAEEGARRQQEELQRLQEQRRQQEELLAEENRRLRERLQRLEEEHRAAQAQSEEIAAAQAVTAKALPNGRDAPDGPVAEAEPELAFDGLRRKVPAQRLQEVGVLSSEELQRLAQGRTTVAELAQREDVRRYLQGRSGVAGLLLKPTDEKLSVYAALQRQLLSPGTALILLEAQAASGFLLDPVHNRRLTVQEAVKEGVVGPELHHQLLSAERAVTGYTDPYTGEQISLFQAMQKDLIVRDHGLRLLEAQIATGGIIDPVHSHRLPVDVAYRRGYFDEDMNRVLADPSDDTKGFFDPNTHENLTYLQLLERCVEDPDTGLRLLPLTDQAARGGELVYTDSEARDVFEKATVSAPFGRFQGRTVTIWELINSEYFTAEQRRDLLRQFRTGKVTVEKIIKMVITVVEEHEQKGQLCFEGLRALVPAAELLESGVIDRDLLCQLQRGERSVREVADVDSVRQALRGANVIAGVWLEEAGQKVSIYEALKKDLLPPEAAVALLEAQAGTGHIIDPATSARLTVDEAVRAGLVGPELHEKLLSAEKAVTGYKDPYSGQSVSLFQALKKGLIPREQGLRLLDAQLATGGIVDPSKSHRVPVDVACARGYLDEETRRTLSAPGEEARTYRDPTSQEPVTYGQLQQQCRPDQLTGLSLLPVSEKAAQARREGLCSELQAQETFQKTPVEVPVGSFKGRTVTVWELLSSEYFTAEQRQELVRQFRTGTVTVEKVIKILITIVEEVETVRRERLSFSGLRAPVPASELVASGVLSSTQFEQLKDGRTSVKDLSELNSVRTLLQGSGCLAGIYLESSKEKVTIYEAMRRGLLRPSTATLLLEAQAATGFLVDPVRNQRLYVHEAVKAGVVGPELHEKLLSAEKAVTGYKDPYSGNTISLFQAMKKGLVLRDHGIRLLEAQIATGGIIDPVHSHRLPVDVAYRRGYFDEDMNRVLADPSDDTKGFFDPNTHENLTYLQLLERCVEDPETGLRLLPLRGAEGTEVVETTQVYTEEETRRAFEETQIDIPGGSGHGSSTMSLWEVMQSDLIPEEQRTRLLADFQAGRVTKERMIVIIIEIIEKTEIIRQQNLASYDYVRRRLTAEDLHEARIISHETYGLLRAGTKSLRQVLEEESASRYLYGTGCVAGIYLPGSRQTLSIYQALKKGLLSAEVARLLLEAQAATGFLLEPVKGERLTVDEAVRKGLVGPELHDRLLSAERAVTGYRDPYTEQTISLFQAMKKELIPAEEALRLLDAQLATGGIVDPRLGFHLPLEVAYQRGYLNRDTYEQLSEPSEVRSYLDPSTDERLSYTQLLRRCCRHETSGQLLLPLSDARKLTFRGLRKQITVEELVRSQVMDEATALRLQEGLASVEEVSRNLQKFLEGTSCIAGVLVDATKERLSVYQAMKKGVIRPGTAFELLEAQAATGYVIDPIKGLKLTVEEAVRMGIVGPEFKDKLLSAERAVTGYKDPYSGKLISLFQAMKKGLILKDHGIRLLEAQIATGGIIDPEESHRLPVDVAYQRGLFDEEMNEILTDPSDDTKGFFDPNTEENLTYLQLMERCVEDPGTGLRLLPLKEKKRERKTSSKSSVRKRRVVIVDPETGKEMSVYEAYRKGLIDHQTYLELSEQECEWEEVTISSSDGAVKSMLTDRRSGRQYDIDEAIARNLIDRSALDQYRAGTLSITEFADMLSGNAGGFRSRSSSVGSSSSYPISPAPSRTQVTSWSDPTEETGPVAGILDTETLEKVSITEAMHRGLVDNITGQRLLEAQACTGGILDPSTGERFPVTDAVNKGLVDKIMVDRINLAQKAFCGFEDPRTKTKMSAAQALKKGWLYYEAGQRFLEVQYLTGGLIEPDAPGRVPLDEALQRGMVDARTAQKLRDVGAYSKYLTCPKTKLKISYKDALDRSMVEEGTGLRLLEAATQSTKGYYSPYSISGSGSTAGSRSGSRTGSRAGSRRGSFDATGSGFSMTFSSSSYSSSGYGRRYASGPAPSLGGPESAAA; encoded by the exons ATGAACGGGATCGTGTGCAGAAGAAGACCTTCACCAAGTGGGTCAACAAACACCTCATCAAG GCCCAGAGACACATCAGCGACTTGTATGAAGACCTCCGTGATGGCCACAACCTCATCTCCCTGCTGGAGGTGCTCTCCGGGGACAGCCTG CCCCGGGAGAAGGGGAGGATGCGCTTCCACAAGCTGCAGAATGTCCAGATTGCCTTGGACTACCTGCGACACCGGCAG GTGAAGCTGGTCAACATCAGGAACGATGACATCGCCGACGGCAACCCCAAGCTGACCCTGGGCCTCATCTGGACCATCATCCTTCACTTCCAG ATCTCCGACATCCAGGTGAGCGGACAGTCTGAGGACATGACGGCCAAGGAGAAGCTGCTGCTGTGGTCCCAGCGCATGGTGGAAGGCTACCAAGGCCTGCGCTGTGACAACTTCACCTCCAGCTGGCGGGACGGCCGCCTCTTCAATGCCATCATTCACCGGCACAA GCCCATGCTCATCGACATGAACAAGGTGTTCCGTCAGACCAACCTGGAGAACCTGGACCAGGCCTTCTCTGTGGCGGAGCGGGACCTGGGGGTGACACGGCTCCTGGACCCTGAGG ATGTGGACGTCCCACAGCCCGACGAGAAGTCCATCATCACCTACGTCTCGTCCCTGTACGACGCCATGCCGCGGGTGCCTGACGTGCAGGACGGCGTGAAGGCCAGC GAGCTGCAGCTGCGCTGGCAGGAGTACCGGGAGctcgtgctgctgctgctgcagtggGTCCGCCATCACACCGCGGCCTTCGAGGAGCGCCGGTTTCCCTCCAGCTTTGAGGAGATCGAG ATCTTGTGGTGCCAGTTCCTGAAGTTTAAGGAGACGGAGCTTCCGGCCAAGGAGGCGGACAAGAACCGCTCCAAGGGCATCTTCCAGTCCCTGGAG GGTGCGGTGCAAGCAGGCCAGCTTAAGGTGCCCCCCGGCTACCACCCGCTGGAcgtggagaaggagtggggcaagCTGCACGTGGCCATCCTGGAGCGGGAGAAGCAGCTCCGTGGCGAGTTTGAGag GCTGGAGTGTCTTCAGCGTGTCGTGAGCAAACTGCAGATGGAGGCCGGGCTGTGCGAGGAGCAGCTGAACCACGCCGACGCCCTGCTGCAGTCg GACGTCCGGCTGCTGGCTGCAGGCAAGGCACCCCAGCGGGCGGCTGAGGTGGAGCGTGACCTGGACAAGGCCGACGGCATGATCCGCCTACTGTTCAACGACGTGCAGACGCTCAAGGATGGGCGGCACCCGCAGGGGGAGCAGATGTACCGCAG GGTCTACCGCCTGCACGAGCGCCTGGTGGCCATCCGGACCGAGTACAACCTCCGGCTGAAGACGGGTGTAGCGGCGCCCGTGACCCCGGTGTCGGTGCAGACCACGCAGAGGCGCCCCGAGCTGGAGGACGTCACGCTGCGCTACTTGCAGGACCTGCTGGCCTGGGTGGAGGAGAACCAGCGGCGGGTGGACAGTGCGGAGTGGGGTGGGGACCTGCCCAGTGTGGAGGCCCAGCTGGGCAGCCACCGTGGCCTGCACCAGTCCGTCGAGGAGTTCCGTGCCAAGATTGAACGGGCGCGAGCCGACGAG GGCCAGCTCGCCCCGGCCCCCCGCGGCGCCTACAGAGACTGCCTGGGCCGGCTGGACCTGCAGTACGCCAAGCTCCTG AACTCCTCCAAGGCCCGTCTCCGCTGGCTGGAGAGCCTGCATGGCTTTGTGGCGGCGGCCACCAAGGAGCTGATGTGGCTcagtgagaaggaggaggaggaggtgggcttCGACTGGGGGGAGCGCAACTCCAACATGGCTGCCAAGAAGGAGAGCTACTCG GCCCTGATGCGTGAGCTGGAGCTGCGGGAGAAGAAAATCAAGGAGATTCAGAGCACCGGGGACCGGCTGCTGCGGGAGGGGCACCCTGCTCGGCCCACAGTGGAG TCCTTTCAGGCAGCCCTGCAGACCCAGTGGAGCTGGATGCTACAGCTGTGTTGCTGCATCGAGACGCACCTGAAGGAGAACACGGCCTACTTCCAG ttCTTCTCAGATGTGCGGGAGACCGAGGAGCAGCTCCGGAAGCTGCAGGAGACGCTGCGCAGGAAGTACACCTGTGACCGCTCTGTCACCGTCACGCGCCTGGAGGACCTGCTGCAGGACGCCCAG GATGAGAAGGACCAGCTGAATGAGTACAGGGCACACCTCTCAGGCCTGGCCAAGCGGGCCAAGGCCATCGTGCAGCTGAAGCCCCGAAACCTAGCACAGCCCGTGCGGGGCCGTGTGCCGCTGCTGGCCGCGTGCgactacaagcaggcagag GTGACCGTGCACAAGGGCGACGAGTGTCAGCTGCTGGGCGCCGCGCAGCCGTCCCACTGGAAGGTGCTCAGCAGCTCCGGCAGCGAGGCCGCCGTGCCTTCCGTGTGCTTCCTCGTGCCTCCGCCCAACCAGGAGGCCCAGGAGGCCGTCACCAG GCTGGAGGCCCAGCACCAGGCCCTGGTCACTCTGTGGCACCAGCTGCACGTGGACATGAAGAGTCTGCTGGCATGGCAGAGCCTCAGCCGCGACCTGCAGCTCATCCGCTCCTGGTCCCTGGTCACG TTCCGGACGCTGAAGCCGGAGGAGCAGCGGCAAGCCCTGCGCAGCCTAGAGCTGCACTACCAGGCCTTCCTGCGGGACAGTCAGGATGCCAGCAGCTTTGGGCCTGAGGACCGGCTCCAGGCCGAGCGGGACTATGGCTCCTGCAGCCGCCATTACCAGCAGCTGCTGCAGAGTGCGGAGCAAG GTGCACAGGAGGAGTCCCGCTGCCAGCAGTGCATCTCCGAGCTCAAGGACATCCGGCTGCAGCTGGAGGCCTGTGAGACCCGCACGGTGCACCGCTTGCGGCTGCCGCTGGACGAGGAGCCTGCGCGGGAGTGCGCCCAGCGCAtcgcagagcagcag AAAGCACAGgcggaggtggaggggctgggcaAGGGGGTCGCCCGGCTGTCCGCCGAGGCCGAGAAGGTCCTGGCCCTGCCGGAGCCGTCCCCCGCCGCCCCCACTCTGCGCTCGGAGCTGGAGCTCACCCTGGGCAAGCTGGAGCAGGTCCGCAGCCTGTCTGCCATCTACCTGGAGAA GCTCAAGACCATCAGTCTGGTGATCCGCAGCACGCAGGGCGCTGAGGAGGTGCTCAGGGCCCACGAGGAGCAGCTCAAGGAGGCCCAGGCTGTGCCCGCCACCCTCCCTGAGCTGGAGGCCACCAAGGCTGCCCTGaag AAGCTCCGGGGCCAGGCCGAAGCCCAGCAGCCCGTGTTTGATGCCCTGCGGGAGGAGCTGCGGGGGGCGCAGGCAGTGGGCGAGCGGCTGCAGCGGCAGCATGGCGAGCGGGACGTGGAGGTGGAGCGCTGGCGCGAGCGGGTCGCACCGCTGCTGGAGCGCTGGCAGGCGGTGCTGAGCCAGACCGATGTGCGGCTGCGTGAGCTGGAGCAGCTGGGCCGGCAGCTGCGCTACTACCGCGAGAGCGCCGACCCGCTGGATGCCTGGCTGCGGGACGCCAAGCGGCGGCAGGAGCAGATCCAGGCCGTGCCTCTGGCTGACAGCCAGGCGGTGCGGGAGCAGCTGCGGCAGGAGAAG gcCCTGCTGGAGGAGATCGAGCAGCACGGGGAGAAGGTGGAGGAGTGCCAGCGCCTGGCGAAGCAGTACATCAACGCTATCAAG GACTATGAGCTGCAGCTGGTCACGTACAAGGCGCAGCTGGAGCCGGTGGCCTCCCCGGCCAAGAAGCCCAAGGTCCAGTCCGGCTCTGAGAGTGTCATCCAGGAG TACGTAGACCTGCGCACGAGGTACAGCGAGCTGACCACCCTCACCAGTCAGTACATCAAGTTCATCAGTGAAACTCTGCGCcgcatggaggaggaggag atGCAGGTGGTGCAGCAGGAGCAGCTGCTGCAGGAGACGCGGGCCCTGCAGGAGAGCTTCCTGTCCGAGAAGGACCGCCTGCTGCAGCGCGAGCGCTTCGTCGAGGAGGAGAAGGCCAAGCTGGAGCGGCTCTTCCAGGACGAGGTGGCCAAGGCGCAGAAGCTGCGTGAGGAGCAGCAGCGGCAGCGGCAGCAgatggagcaggagaagcagcagctgttGGCCAGCATGGAGGAGGCCCGGCAGCGGCAGCGCGAGGCCGAGGAGGGCGCGCGGCGGCAGCAGGAGGAGCTCCAGCGGCTGCAGGAGCAGCGGCGGCAGCAGGAGGAGCTGCTGGCGGAGGAGAACCGGCGGCTGCGGGAGCGGCTGCAGCGCCTGGAGGAGGAGCACCGCGCCGCGCAGGCGCAGTCCGAGGAGATCGCCGCCGCGCAGGCCGTGACCGCCAAAGCCCTGCCCAACGGCCGGGACGCGCCCGACGGCCCGGTTGCGGAGGCGGAGCCCGAGCTCGCGTTTGACGGCCTGCGGCGGAAGGTGCCGGCCCAGCGGCTGCAGGAGGTGGGAGTCCTGAGCTCGGAGGAGCTACAGCGGCTGGCCCAGGGCCGCACGACGGTGGCCGAGCTCGCCCAGCGGGAGGACGTGCGCCGCTACCTGCAGGGCCGCAGCGGCGTGGCGGGGCTGCTGCTGAAGCCCACCGACGAGAAGCTGAGCGTCTACGCGGCCCTCCAGAGGCAGCTGCTGAGCCCAGGCACGGCACTCATCCTGCTCGAGGCCCAGGCCGCCTCAGGCTTCCTCCTGGACCCGGTGCACAACCGGCGCTTGACTGTCCAGGAGGCCGTGAAGGAGGGCGTGGTAGGCCCAGAGCTGCACCACCAGCTGCTGTCGGCGGAGCGCGCCGTCACCGGCTACACCGACCCGTACACGGGGGAGCAGATCTCCCTCTTCCAGGCCATGCAGAAGGACCTGATCGTCCGCGACCACGGTCTCCGCCTGCTAGAGGCGCAGATCGCCACGGGCGGCATCATCGACCCCGTGCACAGCCACCGGCTGCCCGTGGACGTGGCCTACCGGCGCGGCTACTTCGACGAGGACATGAACCGCGTCCTGGCCGACCCGAGTGACGACACCAAGGGCTTCTTTGACCCCAACACGCACGAGAACCTGACGTACCTGCAGCTCCTGGAGCGCTGCGTGGAGGACCCCGACACGGGGCTGCGCCTCCTGCCGCTCACGGATCAGGCTGCCAGGGGTGGCGAGCTGGTCTACACAGACTCCGAGGCCCGGGACGTGTTCGAGAAGGCCACCGTGTCTGCTCCTTTTGGTAGGTTCCAGGGCAGGACGGTGACCATCTGGGAGCTCATCAACTCCGAGTACTTCACAGCAGAGCAGCGGCGGGACCTCCTGCGGCAGTTCCGCACGGGCAAGGTCACAGTGGAGAAGATCATCAAGATGGTCATCACGGTGGTGGAGGAGCACGAGCAGAAGGGCCAGCTCTGCTTCGAGGGCCTGCGCGCCCTGGTGCCCGCCGCGGAGCTGCTGGAGAGCGGGGTCATCGACCGCGATCTCCTCTGCCAGCTACAGCGGGGCGAGCGATCCGTGCGGGAGGTGGCAGACGTGGACTCCGTGCGGCAGGCCCTGCGAGGTGCCAACGTCATCGCAGGGGTGTGGCTGGAGGAAGCGGGCCAGAAGGTGAGCATCTATGAGGCCCTGAAGAAAGACCTCCTGCCTCCAGAGGCGGCTGTGGCTCTCCTGGAGGCCCAGGCTGGCACCGGCCACATCATTGACCCTGCCACGAGCGCCCGGCTCACTGTGGACGAGGCGGTGCGTGCCGGCCTGGTGGGGCCCGAGCTGCACGAGAAGCTACTGTCCGCCGAGAAAGCCGTCACCGGCTACAAGGACCCCTATTCGGGGCAGAGCGTCTCCCTGTTCCAGGCCCTAAAGAAGGGCCTCATCCCCCGGGAGCAGGGCCTGCGCCTGCTCGATGCCCAGTTGGCCACTGGCGGCATCGTGGACCCGAGCAAGAGCCACCGCGTGCCCGTGGACGTGGCCTGTGCCCGAGGCTACCTGGATGAAGAGACCCGCCGAACCCTATCAGCACCCGGGGAAGAAGCCAGAACCTACCGCGATCCTACCTCTCAGGAGCCCGTCACCTATGGGCAGCTCCAGCAGCAGTGCCGGCCCGACCAGCTCACGGGGCTGAGCCTGCTGCCGGTCTCGGAGAAGGCCGCCCAGGCCCGGCGCGAGGGGCTCTGCTCCGAGCTGCAGGCCCAGGAGACCTTCCAGAAGACTCCTGTGGAGGTGCCTGTGGGGAGCTTCAAGGGCAGGACAGTGACTGTGTGGGAGCTGCTAAGCTCTGAGTACTTCACAGCAGAGCAGAGACAGGAACTGGTGCGCCAGTTCCGGACAGGCACAGTCACGGTGGAGAAAGTCATCAAGATCCTCATCACCATCGTGGAGGAGGTGGAGACTGTGCGGCGAGAGAGGCTGTCCTTCAGCGGCCTGCGTGCCCCGGTGCCGGCCAGCGAGCTCGTGGCCTCCGGGGTCCTCAGCAGCACCCAGTTTGAGCAGCTCAAGGATGGCAGGACCTCAGTGAAGGACCTGTCGGAGTTGAACTCCGTGCGGACACTGCTGCAGGGCAGCGGGTGCCTGGCTGGCATCTACCTGGAGAGCTCCAAGGAGAAGGTGACCATCTACGAGGCCATGCGGCGAGGTCTGCTCCGGCCCAGCACGGCCACTCTCCTGCTCGAGGCACAGGCGGCCACTGGCTTCCTGGTGGACCCTGTGCGGAACCAGCGCCTGTACGTCCACGAGGCTGTGAAGGCAGGCGTCGTGGGCCCCGAGCTGCACGAAAAGCTGCTGTCGGCCGAAAAGGCCGTCACTGGCTACAAGGATCCCTACTCGGGCAACACCATCTCCCTCTTCCAAGCCATGAAGAAGGGCCTAGTCCTCAGGGACCACGGCATCCGGCTGCTGGAGGCGCAGATCGCCACAGGCGGCATCATCGACCCCGTGCACAGCCACCGGCTGCCCGTGGACGTGGCCTACCGGCGCGGCTACTTCGACGAGGACATGAACCGCGTCCTGGCCGACCCGAGTGACGATACCAAGGGCTTCTTCGACCCCAACACTCACGAGAACCTGACGTACCTGCAGCTCCTGGAGCGCTGCGTGGAGGACCCCGAGACGGGGCTGCGCCTGCTGCCGCTTAGAGGCGCCGAGGGGACGGAGGTGGTGGAGACCACGCAGGTGTACACGGAGGAGGAGACGCGCCGGGCGTTCGAGGAGACGCAGATCGACATCCCCGGTGGCAGCGGCCATGGCAGCTCCACGATGTCGCTGTGGGAGGTGATGCAGTCGGACCTGATCCCGGAGGAGCAGCGCACACGGCTGCTGGCGGACTTCCAGGCCGGCCGCGTGACCAAGGAGCGGATGATCGTCATCATCATCGAGATCATCGAGAAGACAGAGATCATCCGCCAGCAGAACCTGGCTTCCTACGACTACGTCCGTCGCCGCCTCACGGCCGAGGACCTCCACGAGGCCCGCATCATCTCCCACGAGACCTACGGGCTCCTCCGGGCCGGCACCAAGAGCCTGCGCCAGGTGCTGGAAGAGGAGTCGGCTTCCCGCTACCTGTACGGCACGGGCTGCGTGGCCGGCATCTACCTGCCGGGCTCCAGGCAGACGCTGTCCATCTACCAGGCGCTCAAGAAGGGGCTGCTGAGTGCCGAGGTGGCCCGTCTCCTGCTGGAGGCGCAGGCGGCCACGGGCTTCCTCCTGGAGCCCGTGAAGGGCGAGCGGCTCACCGTAGATGAAGCCGTGCGCAAGGGCCTGGTGGGCCCCGAGCTGCACGACCGGCTGCTGTCGGCGGAGCGGGCCGTGACCGGCTACCGTGACCCCTACACGGAGCAGACCATCTCGCTCTTCCAGGCCATGAAAAAGGAGCTGATCCCCGCGGAGGAGGCCCTGCGGCTGCTGGACGCCCAGCTGGCCACAGGCGGCATCGTGGACCCGCGCCTGGGCTTCCATCTGCCCCTGGAGGTGGCCTACCAGCGGGGCTACCTCAACAGGGACACGTACGAGCAGCTGTCGGAGCCCAGTGAAGTGCGCAGCTACCTGGACCCGTCCACGGATGAGCGGCTCAGCTACACGCAACTGCTGCGCCGCTGTTGCCGCCACGAGACCAGCGGCCAGCTGCTCCTGCCCCTGTCGGACGCCCGCAAGCTGACCTTCCGCGGCCTGCGCAAGCAGATCACGGTGGAGGAGCTGGTGCGCTCGCAGGTCATGGACGAGGCGACCGCGCTGCGGCTGCAGGAAGGGCTGGCATCCGTGGAGGAGGTCAGCAGGAACCTGCAGAAGTTCCTCGAGGGCACCAGCTGCATCGCCGGCGTCCTCGTGGACGCCACCAAGGAGCGGCTGTCGGTGTATCAGGCCATGAAGAAGGGCGTCATCCGGCCCGGCACGGCCTTCGAGCTCCTGGAGGCGCAGGCGGCCACCGGCTACGTCATCGACCCCATCAAGGGGCTCAAGCTGACCGTGGAGGAGGCCGTGCGCATGGGCATTGTGGGCCCCGAGTTCAAGGACAAGCTGCTGTCGGCCGAGCGCGCGGTCACCGGCTACAAGGACCCATACTCTGGGAAGCTCATCTCTCTGTTCCAGGCCATGAAGAAGGGTCTGATCCTGAAGGACCACGGCATCCGCCTGCTGGAGGCGCAGATCGCCACGGGCGGCATCATCGACCCCGAGGAGAGCCACCGGCTGCCCGTGGACGTGGCCTACCAGCGCGGCCTCTTCGACGAGGAGATGAACGAGATCCTGACGGACCCGAGTGACGACACCAAGGGCTTCTTCGACCCCAACACGGAGGAGAACCTGACGTACCTGCAGCTCATGGAGCGCTGCGTGGAGGACCCCGGCACGGGGCTGCGCCTGCTGCCgctgaaggagaagaagagggagcgGAAGACGTCCTCCAAGTCCTCCGTGCGCAAGCGCCGTGTGGTCATCGTGGACCCGGAGACGGGCAAGGAGATGTCCGTGTACGAGGCTTACCGCAAGGGGCTCATCGACCACCAGACGTACCTGGAGTTGTCCGAGCAGGAGTGCGAGTGGGAGGAGGTCACCATCTCCTCCTCGGACGGCGCGGTCAAGTCCATGCTCACCGACCGCCGCTCCGGCCGCCAGTATGACATCGATGAGGCCATCGCCAGGAACCTGATCGACCGCTCGGCGCTGGACCAGTACCGTGCCGGCACGCTCTCCATCACGGAGTTCGCAGACATGCTCTCGGGCAACGCCGGCGGCTTCCGCTCCCGCTCTTCCTCCGTGGGGTCGTCGTCCTCCTACCCCATcagccctgccccctccaggACCCAGGTGACCTCCTGGTCGGACCCCACGGAGGAGACGGGCCCCGTGGCCGGCATCCTGGACACGGAGACGCTGGAGAAGGTGTCCATCACAGAGGCCATGCACCGCGGCCTTGTGGACAACATCACGGGGCAGCGGCTGCTGGAGGCCCAGGCCTGCACGGGCGGCATCCTCGACCCCAGCACCGGCGAGCGCTTCCCCGTCACGGACGCCGTCAACAAGGGCCTGGTGGACAAGATCATGGTGGACCGCATCAACCTGGCGCAGAAGGCCTTCTGCGGCTTCGAGGACCCGCGTACCAAGACCAAGATGTCAGCCGCGCAGGCCCTGAAGAAGGGCTGGCTGTACTATGAGGCGGGCCAGCGGTTCCTGGAGGTGCAGTACCTGACCGGCGGCCTGATCGAGCCCGACGCCCCGGGCCGCGTGCCCCTGGACGAGGCCCTGCAGCGTGGCATGGTGGACGCCCGCACCGCCCAGAAGCTGCGTGACGTTGGCGCCTACTCCAAGTACCTCACCTGCCCCAAGACCAAGCTGAAGATCTCGTACAAGGACGCACTGGACCGCAGCATGGTGGAGGAGGGCACGGGGCTGCGGCTGCTGGAGGCCGCCACCCAGTCCACCAAGGGCTACTACAGCCCGTACAGCATCAGTGGCTCGGGCTCCACGGCCGGCTCGCGCTCCGGCTCACGCACCGGCTCCCGGGCCGGCTCCCGCCGAGGCAGCTTCGACGCCACCGGCTCCGGCTTCTCCATGACCTTCTCTTCATCCTCCTACTCTTCCTCAGGCTACGGCCGCCGCTACGCCTCCGGGCCCGCACCCTCCCTGGGGGGCCCCGAGTCTGCAGCAGCCTGA